The Ramlibacter algicola genome segment CTGTTCGACGTCGCGATCAATGACGAGGCGACCTCGATCGAGCGACTCGCGGGACGCCCGCTGATGAGCGGGTTCCACGGCATGTTCAGCCTCGGCGGCATGGTCGGCGCGGGCGCCTGGAGCGCGCTGGCGGCAACGGGCGTCGAGCCCGCCGCGCACCTGGCGGGCAGCGCCATCGTGCTGGTTGCGCTGTCACTGCTCGCCAGCCGCGCGATGCTGCGCGAAGCGCGCGATGCCGGGGCAGAGCGCGTTCCCTTGAGCCTGCCGCGCGGGCCGCTGCTGCTGCTCGGGCTGATGGCGGGGATGGGGCTCGTCGCCGAGGGCGCCATGTACGACTGGAGCGTGCTGTACCTGCGCCAGGAGCTCGGCACGCGTACCGACGTCGCGAGCCTGGGCTATGCCTGCTTCAGTGGTGCGATGGCCGCCGGCCGCTTCGGCGGCGACTGGGTCCGCGCGCGTGTCGCGCCCGTGCCGCTGCTGCGTGCCAGTGGCCTGCTCGGTGCGGCCGGCATGGCCATGGCGCTCGCCATTCCGCATCCGGCCGCCGCGCTCGCCGGCTTCGCCCTGGTGGGGCTGGGCTTCGCGAACATCGTGCCCGTGCTGTTCAGTGCCGCCGGGCAGCTGCCCGGCATCGCGGCGGCGCATGGCATCGCCGCCGTCTCGTCGGTGGGGTACACGGGCCTGATGGCCGGACCGCCCGTGATCGGCTTCATCGCCGAAGCGCACTCGCTCACAGTCGGGATGGGCGTCGTGATCGTGTTCGCTGCCGTGGTGGCGGCGTGCGCGCGACGGGCCTTCGCCCGCTGAACCCGGCGGCGGCCATCGGCTTCCGCTGACGGCCTTGCGCGCCGGCAGCCGCACCGCGGCACGGGAGCGGTCGGCTACGGTCGACGCGTTCATCGCGACCCATTCCCATGACCGACACACCCGATCCCATCGAACGATTCGACAACCCGCGGCCGCTGTTTCCGGGCGAGCACATGGTCGACCTGGTGGGCGGCATCGCCGCCTGGATGCTCACCCGCAAGCATCCGTCGCTGGCCGTCCGCACGCTCGGCACCTTCCTCGGCGCGACGCTGGTCGCCCGCGCGGCGCACGGGCGCCACCGGCTGAGCCAGGTGATGCGCTGGACGCCGATCGGGGGCGGAATCAAGCGCAACTGAGGCGCGGGCCCGGGCCTACTGCATCGCCCGCGCGATGTAGACGCCTTCCTTGCCGACGACGGGCTCGCGCGCCGGCATCAGGATCGTGCAGTCCTCCGGCGCGCGGATCTCCTCGTCGCCATCGGTCGCGATCAGTTCGCCGGCGGCGAACGTCTCGAAGCCCCGCACCGTCCGCGCAAAGCGGTACTCGGGCGTGCGGATCACGTACGTGCGCAGCAGTTCGAAGCGGCGCTGCGCGGGTTTCGGGTCCGGCGCGACGGCGCCGTCGATGAGGCCGTAGAAGGCGAGGAAATGCTGCGTCACGCGAACGGCCAGCTCGCCGGTCGCGCGGCGAAAGTGGCCGCCGCATTCCGCGACCAGCGCCGCGCCGGCGCCGGCATCGGCCAGGCCGTGCCGGCCATGCTGGATCAGCGGCGTGCCCGAGCCCAAGCCCGAGGGCATCACCAGGTGCACCGACGGCTCGCCGATCGCCAGCGCGACCTGCTCGTTGGCGCTGCGCGCGGGGTAGACCCAGAACGGCTCGACGTCCTGCGCCGTCGAATGCAGGTCGAGGATGTGGTCGGCGGCGGCGACGATCGGGCGCAGTTCGCGCGCGCGGCGCAGCTCCGGGCTGTCCTCGCTGCCTTCGAGCTGCCCGGCGGACCACACGCGGTTGAGGTTGTGCACGAGCTGCCGGCTCGCGAACGGGCGCTCCGGGTCGAACGTTTCGTAGGCCGCCACGTTGGCGAAGCTCACGGTGAGCACCCCGCGCAGCGGCCGCACGCCACGGTCCAGCAGGTCGCACGCGGCGACCATCCCGCAGAACTCGTTGCCGTGGGTGAGGGCGTTCACCAGCACGTGCGGGCCGGGACGGCCCGAGTCGAAGCGGTGGACGTAGTCGATGCCCGTGTTGCCGGCGCGGTAGGCCGAGAGGTCGCGGGGCAGCAGGTCGAGCAGCGGGTTCGCGGTCATGCGCGATTGTCACTTGCCGCGAAGGCGTCCTACAGCCGCCGCTCTCGGCGCGGTGCAATGCTGGCGGCGACGCCCCCAGGAGAGCCTGCCATGACTGCCACTCCCCGCACGCCCGACGTCCAGGACCCCGCCCGCGACGACGGCCTGTCTCCCGCCGCCGACGACGGCGTCACCGGCATGCCCGACGGCCCCGGTCCGCACGACGTTCCCGATGACAAGGTGATCGAGCGGACGCTGCCCACCTCGAAGCCCTCGCGCGACGACGACAAGCCGGCGCGCTGACCCGGGCGGCCCCACGCATCGGCGCAGAATGCGGCCGATGCCCCACCAGGCCACCCTCGAGATCGCCACCCGCGGACGCGGCACGCGCGACATCACCGCGGACGTGCAGGGCGCGGTCGCCGCATCGGGCATCCGCTGCGGCATCGCGCACGTGTTCGTGCAACACACCAGCTGCTCGTTGGTGGTCACGGAGAACGCCGACCCCGATGTGCGGCGTGACCTCGAGACCGTGCTGTCGCGGGCCGCGCCGGACGGCGACCCCGCGTACCGCCACGACACGGAAGGTCCGGACGACATGGCCGCGCACGCGCGCACCGTGCTGACCGGCGAATCGCTGACGCTTCCCGTCGGCGACGGCCGCCTGCGGCTGGGCACGTGGCAAGGCCTGTTCTTGTGGGAGCATCGGGCCGGGGCGCAACGGCGCACCATCGTCATCACCGTGCTGGGCGAATGAACATCACTTCCCTCGAACCCGCGACGCTGCCCGATCCAGCGCGCGACCCACGCGCCTTCCTCGAGGCGCTCTATGCCGCGGCCGTGCGGCGCGCGCTGCCGCTGCACACGCTCGGTGGCTTCCTTCCCAAGGCGCCGCCCGGCCGCACGCTGGTGCTCGGCGCCGGCAAGGCCGGTGCCGCGATGGCGCAGGCGGTCGAAGCGCTGTGGCCCGCGGACGCGCCGCTGTCGGGGCTGGTCATCACGCGCTACGGGCACGTGCCGCCGCGCCCGGACGGCCTCCCGAAGCGCATCGAAGTGGTCGAGGCGGCGCATCCCGTGCCCGATGCGGCCGGCCTGCACGCAACGCAACGCATCCTGCAGCTCGCGCACGGCCTCACCGCCGACGACCTGGTCCTGTTCCTGATTTCCGGCGGTGGCTCCGCATTGCTGGTCGCGCCGGCAGAAGGGCTCACG includes the following:
- a CDS encoding MFS transporter, with product MRTCTDPSQALRGATRALRVQFFVAGALFATLGVHVPSLKTHYALGEQAIAIALLASGAGSVGALLQAGRVLARHAPGRVVPLVAVLCACAIGNLLTPAAYGVLLVLMLAYGAAAALFDVAINDEATSIERLAGRPLMSGFHGMFSLGGMVGAGAWSALAATGVEPAAHLAGSAIVLVALSLLASRAMLREARDAGAERVPLSLPRGPLLLLGLMAGMGLVAEGAMYDWSVLYLRQELGTRTDVASLGYACFSGAMAAGRFGGDWVRARVAPVPLLRASGLLGAAGMAMALAIPHPAAALAGFALVGLGFANIVPVLFSAAGQLPGIAAAHGIAAVSSVGYTGLMAGPPVIGFIAEAHSLTVGMGVVIVFAAVVAACARRAFAR
- a CDS encoding secondary thiamine-phosphate synthase enzyme YjbQ, with the translated sequence MPHQATLEIATRGRGTRDITADVQGAVAASGIRCGIAHVFVQHTSCSLVVTENADPDVRRDLETVLSRAAPDGDPAYRHDTEGPDDMAAHARTVLTGESLTLPVGDGRLRLGTWQGLFLWEHRAGAQRRTIVITVLGE
- a CDS encoding succinylglutamate desuccinylase/aspartoacylase domain-containing protein, giving the protein MTANPLLDLLPRDLSAYRAGNTGIDYVHRFDSGRPGPHVLVNALTHGNEFCGMVAACDLLDRGVRPLRGVLTVSFANVAAYETFDPERPFASRQLVHNLNRVWSAGQLEGSEDSPELRRARELRPIVAAADHILDLHSTAQDVEPFWVYPARSANEQVALAIGEPSVHLVMPSGLGSGTPLIQHGRHGLADAGAGAALVAECGGHFRRATGELAVRVTQHFLAFYGLIDGAVAPDPKPAQRRFELLRTYVIRTPEYRFARTVRGFETFAAGELIATDGDEEIRAPEDCTILMPAREPVVGKEGVYIARAMQ